TATGTCACAACGTTCGTTATTTTGAGTCATGTGATTATAGCTGGAAGTTCAAGTGGTTATTGACATTGGTCAAAAGAACCTTGTTTTATTTGGAGGACACTAATGTTTAGTGATAAATTAGCATGATGATTTGACATTACAAAAGTACATTGGAAACTTTTCGAGAGTATGACTACACTATAAGAGCACACAAAGATATGAAAATCAATTGAAAAGTACTACAAATTAGAGTTATTATAAGTGTGGGacataaattaaagaaaatccTTAGATACCAACTTATTATTGTATTGTTACTTAGTGCACTAATGGCAAAGAGTCAGAAATaatgtcttttttttccttttctcaaaaagaaaaaagaaaacaaaaaataataatgtcaATTTAATTGGTTGGTGATATAAGGAATACTTTGAAGCCTATTCCATTAATAGAAGCAACAGTTTTCACAAGTGGCTAGCTAAAAGCTTCAAGAAAAATCAATCCAGAAATGTAGACTTCGTTCTCATTCGACACTACAAGTATTAATTAAGGAAGCAATGAGAAACTTACGATATTAAGATATAATTAGAAAACACTTGCATGCATTCTTGTCTTATATTAATGTCATTATAAGAGCAGCTCGAACGTATTCAAGTATAGTAAATAACATATATAGTCGATGCAAGTTCAATATATTCAATTATTAATTGAGGGTACGTTCTTGGATTGTCGGAGGTACGTCAGGAAGAATATTGAATAGAGATGGAGGGTATATGCGGCAATATCCAGCTGTAATATCTGGTGTTACGAATGCATAATCTTATGATTAGCATATAGAATTCAATAATTTGGAACATTTTTAAGGTGCAATAGCTTATGTATGACTCAAAAGATTCTCGCTGGGATTTGTATAATTAAACAGAAATTTTATACCTAAAGATCATGAGATGGCAAGTATCGAGTATGGCGCATACAAAAATTTATACTATACTCAAtctgatttttaatatatgtcgttttaggttttgtttttaaatttttaatataaatcATTTTAGGTTAAAATCATTtgtattttctaatttatccCTGAGCCACAATAATAACATAGATAAAATTATAAAGTAATGAGTAGTAATTAAGAGAAATGAAACCTTAAATATGAGTTAAATTGTCATTACCattgttttttaatttgtGTGCAAACTCCTAAAACAATCTATATTGAAAATCGGAGGGAGTATTACATAATGTATGATCATGGACTAGTGTAATAAGTGCGGTGCTAACATCATACAAAGTTTTATGTACGATTGCCAAACGTTATGAGTTCAGTGTGTTAATTCATGAGCAATAAGATGAATAAAGTGTCTTGTAAATTGTAATGCAGCTTATATCACGATCAATTAATATGTGCCTCTACGACGGGGTGTTTCATTGGAGCGCTTTGTCCCCCTAGCCATTAATAGCATATCGAGATTCAACTCAAATCAACGTTAGCTTGATCCGAACTTAAGTTTGAGGTTTCATACCTAAGTTCTTACCAACTCGACTATGTCTATATGTTGTGGTTATGTATTGGACAATTTAGTTTTTATACTAGGGCGATTTATTCTTCTTCAAACCTTTTCTCTTATTCAGTTATTATGCAAAACAGCCACACCTCCCTCAAGCAATTCAACCCCACCCCCACCTCTCATTTGGTGCTACTTAACCTCTCTACCACCTCTCATATTGCCATCCAAAGAGACAAAGTTGATGACAAACCACCTACTAATAAAACCATTTAGTTGTTGTTAACTTGTTATcatgcagcagtagcttttcCTATAATTTTCTCTCCAAATTATTTGAAACCAAAGGATAGAGACATGTTATGCGCCCcgcgcccccccccccccttctcTACTCTACCCTTATATATCCTCTAGACTCTCTAATTGTTAACCATCCAACTTTCACGAGTCGAAACTTAGCTCATATTAACACCgccaaaactcaaaaatttgTTGTGTGGTCATTAATTTAGGAGTCGTGATAATGTAAACtatattgaaaattaaatGGAGACACATGTTCGgtctcttaattatttagcTTTTTATGAAAATCGAAAAAGCCATAAATCTTTACAAGAAAAGGAGGTCAAAATGTTCATATTAAAGAGTCCACCTCAAATTCACACTTGTTTCAATCACGCACGGGAAGTCCATGACCGAATTAATCTTCACTTTTCAGTTTTTCACTATTCACCACCAACTGGTCAGAGGTCAATCCGTCGATGTTAAACCCTTTACGCGCGCATTACCGCCAAAACGGCGCGTTTCAATCCACTCCTAAACGACGCCGTTCGCCTCCACCCCAAGTTCCCTTAAGCAGCGGCAAAGGTCACCAGTGTTACTAACAACAGTCTCTCGAGGTTTCGATCTCATGTTGGCCGCTCTACGCTCCCGATCATCGTCCCCGCTGCTCCGTCAACAATGGAGGCTAGGGTTTCCGTCTCTGCACCAATCCTTCTCCACCTCCGCCGCAGAAGGCCTGCTTGACCTCCACGAGGTCGAGACGGTTCTCAGCGACGTCAAGGCCGACGACGTCAGGGTCATACCGGCCAACAAGCACAGCGAGTGGGCCGATTTCATGGTCCTCGCCACCGGGAGGTCCACCTGGCACGTCAAGAACATCGCCCAAGCCCTAATTTACAAGGCCGGTAATCCTTCTCTGCTTCTTAAACCTAATTGAAGCTCTAGTAATCTGTTCTGGttgttttaaatatatttgagCTGTGTAATTTTATGTATGAAAGATTTAGTGATGGAAAAACTGAATGATGTTTGGCGTGGACTAAGGAATGATGAATTTGATCACTAACTGATTGTGATTCTGTTTGTTTATGCTAGCAATTTGAGCTCGAGTTGTATCGATTCCGATCATCGAAATGTAATTCTTTGGAtaccgtttttttttttaaacattaaAGATATATGCAAGCAGAGGATTTGAGTTGTGTGGTTTTCTAGTTGAAAGGCTTGAGTGATGAAAAAAGAGTGATGCTTGGTGGCTAAAATGGGTTCGTTATCTTGTTATTGACTAATTAGTAATGAATGAGGAACTTGATCGGTAGTTGATTGTGGTTCGGTTTGTTTGTATGAGCAGTCTAAGCAAAAGCAGAAAGGAGCTCAGCGGTTGGTGCTTCCCACTGTTGAAGGGCAAGAGGGAGGAAAGTGGATTGTCATTGACTCTGGTATGTGCTCCACTCTTTGAGATAATATTATTGTTGGTCTTCTCAGAACATTTTAAAGTACAGACAACTTTGTTTGGTAAAATTACATTGACGCACATCAGAATAGTTGGAAAACTAACATGTTATTCACACGGGGCTATCATCTTTTGTGGTCATCTATACTGCAGCTTTGAGATGCCAGTGCATTCTAACAAAATATCAGAACAATAAATTCTATATTTGTATTTCGtatttcaagttttcaactATCTGAAACAActcccaatttttttttatagaagaCACTGATCAGAGTTTTGTGCATAGTGATGACGTCCCTCACATATGtgagacaatttttttttccttatatGGGTTTGTAATAGTCATCTTCACTTATTCAGGGAAAGTGATAATTCATGCTCTTGATGAGAATGCCAGAGCTTACTACAATTTGGAGACACTTTGGACTGCAAAGCCAACTGAGAAAGAACCAATTCAGGTAAAAATTGACATATTATTCTTTACAATACATTCATCAGATACTCATACTCTATACCATCCCAACCTGTTTTATGACTTGAAACCTCATTCATCATGTTTTGGGATATGGGATCAGCCAATCAATCTTGCATTGGATATCATTCCCCTGAAAGTTCATGTTATAAAATAGCTCCACATGTTACTGTTATCAATTTTTCGTTGAAGTCCTCAGAAAGCACGCACACATGTTTAGTTCTGCATACCAGTGGCATGTAATAGTAATTACTTGATGTTCCTAATATCTTACAATTGAAATAGTTCTGTGTTTTCCTATTACAACAGTCATAGGTCTTAGACTAATTTTCACGGCCCTTTgggtttttaagttttcagaAGTTTCTGGTGTCATACTAGTTAATTTTCTTGAGCTTTCGGTTGCCACAAATACTTTGATCTTTACAAACTAAATAGAGAGACACTTCAATTGGGTTCCCCAGACCTTGGAAAGCTGGAAGGGAAGTTCTGATATTCCAAGCCAAACTTGGTTGTGTTCTTCATATTTTGCATTGTGGGATTATATTgacttgatttgatttgtcgATTTAACCTCATTTCTTAAAGGCTGATGGTTTTTTGAATTTCGAAGATATTTGGATGAGACATCGTATGGTCCATTCTTTACTCTTCTTGCTTCCCTCCCACTTGGCCCgccttattttttttctgattttgatgCAAAGTTGTTGTAAAGCTGgtgaccaaaaagaaaaacaaaattgttgTTAAGTTACTGACGTCCTCTTTCAATTGTTTTAGGATTTGGAGAAGGCTTTTGTGAAGGTTCGTCCCAAAAATAACTCTAAGAGGAAACCGACACGGCAAAGTGCTTAATTTGGGATGGGTTACTTCCAACCTTTGTCATGTGATGGTGAGATGAAATGGTGAAAGCCTTATGCTTCTTTTGACTTTTGAATGCATACTGAGGATGTTGAGATTTTATTTCAAGTTGTCATGTATGGTGTAGCCAGTCATCTTTAGGTTAAAAGTGATATCTATGATCTCTTTATTGCTGAAATTGAGAGGGTAATTGTACTAATGACAGAATTTCTATTTAACATGGAATAATTTGCAACCATCAGACTCAATATCTCGATTATTGATGAGGAACATGACCTCAAAGCGAAACTAGTGAATCTGTCACCCGCTTCTGGGTTTCCTGAAACTTGGGTTTCATCTGAAATGCAGGTTATATGGAACGTTTGTTCAACAGCATAAGTAAAAAATCCAAGTTCTTGGTCTAAGGGTAGATGAACTGGAAGTAGTAGCGAGGCCGAAGTTTAAGAAAGAGTGTTGGCAAGGAATCAGTTCAGTTCAGGTCACCCTAATCAGTCCAAGTGTTGTCGATGATATAGGGAAGCGTCGATGCCACTATCCATTATCATgtcttttctttgttaacaTTGTTCATTGTTGTCCGGGATTAGCTATGCAATGTTGAAAGTTGTATATGAGATTTATCAAAGTCGTCATTTCCTGGGATTATCGTGTCTCTTCGGTTAACAATTTTCTTGAGAGATTCGACTGGTGAGACAATCTAGTTGATCAAATGTACCTCATGATTCATGAAATGACTTTAAATCAAGCTAGTTAAGCAGACCGGTTTTAGGAAACCGGGTCGTTTTTTCTtagatttaaaaataaaaaagcaaaCCGGGCTGGATTACAGTTGAGCTGACTACCTACTTTTCCTTCCACTTCacattcaaaatcaaaatcccaCAAAAGCCCTCAAACAATCCTCACTTTCACCACCCCCAGCAATGGCTGCATGGTAATTAAACCCCAACTCCAGCCCCACTCACCCAACCTCCACAGCTCAGTCGAGTCACTTCGTTTCCATCGCCACTCTAATTTACTCTCCGGAGTTCTCAAAGCCAAAGCAACGCAGAAATCCAAAGCCAAATTCGTCTCTCCATTTATAAAAAGGCATTTTTCATTGCTCCACCTTTTCCATTCCGCATTGTTCTCATTTTCTCTAATGGCTTCCATTGCTGCATCGAACGTCGTCGCTTTGAAGCCCGCCGGAATCAAATTCGGAGCCGCCGGCGACGCCCGGGCTTGCTGTTTGAAGCAGTGGTCGCCGCTTTCCAGCGCGGTCGGATCGGGTCGGAGCCTTGGACTTCAGTATAGATCCAAGAGCAACTCCACCTCCTCCGGTGAGTGAATTTGAATTTCACTGTCGAAATTTCGTTCTGTTCTGATCGTACATTTGCAATTGAATGTAGATTTAGCTGGTTTTGCAATGTTTCGATGTGTAATGATGAATATGCATATGGATTTTGGGATTTGAAATGTATGAGTATAGAGCAGTTCACTATAGAGAGGTGTAGACTGTGGAATTGAGAAGTGATCGAGCTTGGAAAAGTATCAGACTGTGTTTTGATTGATGCATTTTACACACCGAAAAGTTTCGTTTTCTATGCATCTGCATTTGAATGTGGATTAAGCGGGTATTGGATTTCGGAGTGTAGTGAATGATGCATTTGGCTTTGAATGTTGAGATTTGGAATTGTGGAGTAGAAAAAAGTTCGTTAATCGTTGTGGCATGATAAACTGATTCACCTtcgaaaaaaattgaaatgtgTGAATTGATTTTAACATGCATTTGCATTTGAATGTGTAGTGAGCGGGTACTGGATTTGAATAAGTCATCGAAATGTTTTGATGTGTAATGGTGCTTTTCACTTTGAATCTTTGCTGAGGGATTCGGAAGGTAGAGTAGAAAGGAGTTTGTTGTGCTTTgtatttattaaatttgaaagggATTGACCTTAagaagcttgaaattttgtgaAATTGATGCTGATGATGGGAATCACAGGTGTTGTGAGGGCTCAGGTGGTCACACTTGAACAAGCAACTACAGGAGCAGTCCAAAACGTGGAGGCTCCTGTTGTGGTGGTGACCGGAGCCTCTAGAGGCATTGGCAAAGCCATTGCTCTGGCTTTGGGCAAAGCCGGTTGTAAGGTTAGTCCTAGACTAGTCAGTACTCAATGAGTAGTATAAGATGTTCATTTGTGATTAGGATTTGATTATTTGATGGATGTAATTGATGGTTGTGCATGCAGGTTCTTGTTAATTATGCTAGATCGTCAAAGGAGGCTGAAGAGGTTGCCAAAGAGGTAGGTAGATCTATCCTTTCATATCATATTAGTATGCATACTGAAGTGAAAATTGTTATCTTGAATTCGCAGATGTGGCGTGCCCATTGGTTTATGTAGCTGTGTTAACCCATTTGGTTGTTTCTTTTGTAGATTGAGGCAGTTGGTGGACAAGCCCTTACTTTTGGAGGAGATGTTTCAAAAGAAGCAGATGTTGAAGCAATGCTTAAAACTGTGAGTAAATGTCCATTTTCATAATTCATTGGGTTGAAAGATGTCATTATTTGATTGCGGTATGCCTATGGTTTGACATCTGCAGGCAGTGGATGCTTGGGGAACTGTTGATATACTGATCAACAATGCGGGTTATTAGATGCTTCTTCAACTCCTGTATAGTtctccaaaaataaaaatttggaCCTCTAACTTTTCAGCCATGGTTTCAGGAATTACTAGAGATGGTCTGTTGATGAGAATGAAATTAAAGCAATGGCAGGATGTGATTGACCTAAATCTTACTGGTGTATATTTATGTACCCAGGTGTGTGTTTTTGATTCTTTAACTTGTCATCACAATGTGATTTAAATTCCATATTAATCTGAGAAGTTGCAATTTTTCCTCAGGCAGCAGCCAAAattatgatgaagaagaagaaggtaaaTATCATTCCTAGGAATGCTAGATGATTATTGAAGTTTCAGTTCTATAGAAAGTTGACTGTGGCATCTTTCTTTTCCCACAAATATTCACATATATTttccaaaagaaaattttggcTCATCTCAGTTGTATGGTGATTTTGCAGGGAAGGATCATCAATATAGCATCGGTTGTTGGTCTAGTTGGCAATGTGGGGCAAGTCAACTATAGTGCTGCAAAAGCTGGTGTAATTGGTCTGACAAAGACTGTTGCTAAGGAGTATTCAAGCAGAAACATCACTGTGAGTGTTTCAAAATCTTACATCTGTCCTATGATCAAGCACATTACAAGATGGTTGAAGGTGGTTGATGGAGTGAGTCATAAACAATTGGTTGTTTTCAGGTTAATGCTGTTGCCCCGGGTTTTATTGCATCGGATATGACTGCTGAGCTAGGGGCTGAACTGGAGAAGAAGATACTACAGACCATCCCCTTAGGTGAGCCGGAGGAAGttctatttcaaattttgttaGTAGAGCTTTCAAATGAGGTAATGTAATTGTTGTGGTTGCTACAGGAAGATATGGTCAACCTGAAGAGATTGCTGGACTTGTGGAATTCTTGGCCCTTAGTGCTGCAGCCAGCTACATGACTGGACAGGTATAAATTCTTATGTACTTTTTGCTAATAGTAGATCAAATGAGCTGTTGAGCTTTATACAATTTGGTTGAGACACAGTTATTATTACCCAAAATATAAACTCTTATGCATGTTTCTTGAAATGGGAACTGGAGAGGCATTAATATTACCCTGCACATGAAACAGTCTGCTTAATCTTGACCGGAGTCTGTTAGCCTtcataaatgttttttttttcattaccaaaaaaaaaaacttgatttCAAATAAGAGGAAAATCCCAAcggtaattataattttacccGCCATATTTCCCTCCATAAACTATTGGACAAGAGAGTAAGAATGTGTGTGGATTACTCCCTCAAGACTTTGCTACAATGAGTTGGTGTCATAAAAGTCTGGCCTTCCTGGTCTTACCGTGTTTGTGAGTTCGCAACTTTCCTGGTCCAATTCTTCTTCAATGACCATAAATTGTCTGCAGGTGCTCACCATTGATGGAGGGATGGTAATGTAGGTCCACTCTCCTGCCCACCTCACAGAGTGAATTAGAGCTCGGACTACAGAACGTAATCACAGGATTCAACTGGAATACGTCCTAGTAGCAGCAGCTCGTATTACGAGTTCTCGCAGGTAGTTACATAATAAATAATCCAGCAAGTTTTGAGATAGAATTTGAATTTAGCTTGTCAATGAAAAGATGTCTACAATGACCTTCTAGAACATGTTTGGTAAAATGGAATATGTAGTTTTCAGTC
This is a stretch of genomic DNA from Argentina anserina chromosome 4, drPotAnse1.1, whole genome shotgun sequence. It encodes these proteins:
- the LOC126791244 gene encoding protein Iojap-related, mitochondrial, with product MLAALRSRSSSPLLRQQWRLGFPSLHQSFSTSAAEGLLDLHEVETVLSDVKADDVRVIPANKHSEWADFMVLATGRSTWHVKNIAQALIYKSKQKQKGAQRLVLPTVEGQEGGKWIVIDSGKVIIHALDENARAYYNLETLWTAKPTEKEPIQDLEKAFVKVRPKNNSKRKPTRQSA
- the LOC126790656 gene encoding 3-oxoacyl-[acyl-carrier-protein] reductase 4-like, with protein sequence MASIAASNVVALKPAGIKFGAAGDARACCLKQWSPLSSAVGSGRSLGLQYRSKSNSTSSGVVRAQVVTLEQATTGAVQNVEAPVVVVTGASRGIGKAIALALGKAGCKVLVNYARSSKEAEEVAKEIEAVGGQALTFGGDVSKEADVEAMLKTAVDAWGTVDILINNAGITRDGLLMRMKLKQWQDVIDLNLTGVYLCTQAAAKIMMKKKKGRIINIASVVGLVGNVGQVNYSAAKAGVIGLTKTVAKEYSSRNITVNAVAPGFIASDMTAELGAELEKKILQTIPLGRYGQPEEIAGLVEFLALSAAASYMTGQVLTIDGGMVM